A region from the Halosolutus gelatinilyticus genome encodes:
- a CDS encoding glycoside hydrolase family 2 TIM barrel-domain containing protein has protein sequence MPYESTAAAMAAADRLTEPESRWAESKYVRLLNGEWSFCWAERPAELPDRLEDAANWGAISVPGVWQLDGYDRPIYRNHALTWERIPEVESEPEPPNVPEEFNPVGTYRRTVDVPTTWGEDRRTFLHFEGVKSAFFVWIDGEYVGYDQGSMTPSEFDVTDALDVGGTHTLTVQVFRFSDGSYLETQDMLRFSGIFRSVYLYSKPPVHLRDYVVQTTFDDAYEDATLTVEADLGGAVESTDPWTIAGRLFDEGGTEVTTLEATAVPADDAEVTLRTTVTSPAAWSAERPTLYDLVLELRGADGRVVEAVPERVGFREFEIEDGRVLVNGEPMTVRGINRHEHDPETGRTVPFDRVLTELRMLKRHNVNAIRTAHYPNDLPVYELADELGLYVVDEANVETHFNMNFVNEAPAFHRSFVRRFEGMVEHHKNFASIFAWSTSNEAGEGAPHREMAAYARERDGTRFVYHQGSGAAPYDEYHENMTGTAPFADISGPRYPVPHTLVQHSAVEDRPLIMGEYAHALGNSLGLQDAFWELVREIDGLQGGFVWEWTNQTLAGEVVPDGNADEWWFDDDPFLLDGVVFSDLSPQPELRQLKKTQQPFAFEAVAIREGVLAVTNHHAVTNLSAFETTWELTVDGNPVQSGRLRLDVPPSRTRGVIVPFDRSTLPPGTECHLTLRVRLPEETDWAAAGHEIGFEQFAVPIELPEPSSIPTADGGHVTIKESETAVTVAGDRFRYRFDLERGCFREFRYGDAVVARDGPLFGAFRATVPNEGVVDSDTEWGYDNESEWLSLGLHDLEQTVVEHAVGRTADGTAHLSVATIARNPDGIGLFEVDYDYDVDGTGTVVVTIDVAPTSALRDSLSSWLPRLGVQFDVPPSATDFEWFGRGPEETYPDRKTGSAIGRYAGSVDDQFVPYRLPSDNGNKTDVRWASLTGPTAGFAVVGDRPLNVRLDRYENLAEAASLSDLVAADGTRLFVDVAVSGVGGTPVKPLPEHRVMPEPASFGLTIRPYYRDETESAVLAREIQLRNDIPRSRE, from the coding sequence GTGCCGTACGAATCGACCGCGGCAGCGATGGCCGCCGCCGATCGGCTGACCGAACCCGAGTCGAGATGGGCCGAGTCGAAGTACGTTCGACTCCTGAACGGCGAGTGGTCGTTCTGCTGGGCCGAGCGGCCGGCTGAGCTCCCCGATCGACTCGAGGACGCGGCGAATTGGGGCGCGATCTCCGTTCCCGGCGTGTGGCAACTCGACGGCTACGATCGGCCGATCTACCGAAACCACGCGCTGACCTGGGAGCGAATCCCCGAAGTCGAGTCGGAACCGGAGCCGCCGAACGTGCCCGAGGAGTTCAATCCGGTCGGCACGTACCGTCGAACCGTCGACGTACCGACGACCTGGGGCGAGGATCGACGCACGTTCCTCCACTTCGAGGGGGTGAAATCCGCGTTTTTCGTCTGGATAGACGGCGAGTACGTCGGGTACGACCAGGGGTCGATGACGCCCTCCGAGTTCGACGTGACCGACGCTCTCGACGTCGGAGGCACCCACACGCTCACGGTCCAGGTGTTTCGGTTCTCGGACGGAAGCTACCTGGAGACCCAGGACATGCTCCGTTTCAGCGGTATCTTCCGCAGCGTCTATCTCTACTCGAAGCCGCCGGTTCACCTCCGGGACTACGTCGTCCAGACGACGTTCGACGACGCATATGAGGACGCGACGCTGACGGTCGAGGCCGATCTCGGCGGCGCGGTCGAGAGCACCGACCCATGGACGATCGCCGGACGGCTCTTCGACGAGGGCGGAACCGAAGTGACGACGCTCGAAGCGACCGCCGTACCGGCCGACGACGCCGAGGTGACGCTCCGAACGACCGTCACCTCGCCCGCCGCCTGGTCCGCGGAACGGCCGACGCTCTACGATCTGGTGCTGGAACTCCGGGGCGCCGACGGTCGGGTCGTCGAGGCCGTCCCGGAGCGGGTCGGCTTCAGGGAGTTCGAAATCGAGGACGGGCGGGTGCTCGTCAACGGCGAGCCGATGACCGTTCGCGGGATCAACCGTCACGAACACGATCCCGAGACCGGTCGAACGGTACCGTTCGACCGCGTCCTGACGGAACTGCGGATGCTGAAACGACACAACGTCAACGCCATTCGGACCGCCCACTACCCGAACGACCTCCCGGTGTACGAACTCGCGGACGAACTGGGGCTGTACGTCGTCGACGAAGCCAACGTCGAGACGCACTTCAACATGAATTTCGTCAACGAAGCGCCCGCCTTCCATCGATCGTTCGTCCGGCGGTTCGAGGGGATGGTCGAACACCACAAGAACTTCGCGTCGATCTTCGCCTGGAGCACCAGTAACGAGGCCGGGGAAGGGGCGCCGCACAGGGAGATGGCGGCCTACGCCCGCGAGCGCGATGGCACCCGGTTCGTCTACCACCAGGGCTCGGGCGCGGCACCCTACGACGAGTACCACGAGAACATGACCGGCACGGCCCCGTTCGCCGACATCTCGGGGCCGCGGTATCCGGTCCCCCACACGCTCGTCCAACACAGCGCGGTCGAGGACCGCCCGTTGATCATGGGCGAATACGCGCACGCGCTGGGCAACAGCCTCGGCCTGCAGGACGCGTTCTGGGAGCTGGTTCGAGAGATCGACGGCCTCCAAGGCGGGTTCGTCTGGGAGTGGACCAATCAGACGCTCGCGGGGGAGGTGGTTCCCGACGGGAACGCGGACGAGTGGTGGTTCGACGATGACCCCTTCCTGCTCGACGGCGTCGTCTTCTCGGATCTGTCCCCGCAACCCGAGCTCCGGCAGTTGAAGAAGACACAGCAGCCGTTCGCCTTCGAGGCCGTCGCGATCCGGGAGGGCGTACTCGCGGTTACGAACCACCACGCCGTTACGAACCTCTCCGCGTTCGAGACGACGTGGGAGCTGACCGTCGACGGGAACCCCGTCCAGTCGGGTCGGCTCCGCCTCGACGTCCCCCCATCGCGAACGCGAGGAGTGATCGTCCCGTTCGACCGATCGACGCTCCCTCCTGGCACCGAGTGCCACTTGACGCTCCGCGTTCGCCTGCCCGAGGAGACCGACTGGGCGGCGGCGGGCCACGAAATCGGATTCGAGCAGTTCGCCGTGCCGATCGAACTTCCGGAGCCGTCGTCGATCCCGACGGCCGACGGCGGTCACGTTACCATCAAGGAGAGCGAGACGGCGGTGACCGTCGCCGGCGATCGGTTCCGCTATCGCTTCGATCTGGAGCGGGGCTGTTTCCGCGAGTTCCGATACGGGGACGCGGTCGTCGCACGGGACGGGCCGCTGTTCGGCGCGTTCCGGGCGACGGTCCCCAACGAGGGGGTCGTCGATAGCGATACCGAGTGGGGGTACGACAACGAGTCGGAGTGGCTGTCGCTCGGACTGCACGACCTCGAACAGACGGTCGTCGAACACGCCGTGGGGAGGACGGCCGACGGAACCGCGCACCTGTCCGTGGCGACGATCGCCCGCAACCCCGACGGAATCGGGCTGTTCGAGGTCGACTACGACTACGACGTGGACGGAACCGGAACCGTCGTAGTGACGATCGACGTGGCGCCAACCTCGGCGCTGCGTGACTCCCTGTCGTCGTGGCTGCCGAGACTCGGCGTGCAGTTCGACGTCCCACCGTCGGCGACCGATTTCGAGTGGTTCGGTCGCGGTCCCGAGGAGACCTATCCCGACCGAAAGACCGGCAGCGCGATCGGGCGGTACGCCGGTAGCGTCGACGACCAATTCGTTCCGTACCGTCTCCCGTCGGATAACGGGAACAAAACGGACGTTCGCTGGGCGAGTTTGACCGGCCCGACCGCGGGGTTCGCGGTCGTCGGAGACCGCCCCCTCAACGTCCGACTGGATCGGTACGAGAACCTCGCTGAAGCCGCCAGCCTCTCGGACCTCGTCGCGGCGGACGGAACGAGACTGTTCGTCGACGTCGCCGTCTCGGGCGTCGGGGGGACGCCGGTCAAACCGCTTCCCGAACATCGGGTGATGCCCGAACCGGCCTCGTTCGGACTCACCATCCGCCCGTACTATCGCGACGAGACGGAATCCGCCGTCCTCGCCCGCGAAATACAGCTGCGGAACGATATCCCGCGATCGAGAGAGTAA